In one window of Gossypium hirsutum isolate 1008001.06 chromosome A01, Gossypium_hirsutum_v2.1, whole genome shotgun sequence DNA:
- the LOC107922216 gene encoding pentatricopeptide repeat-containing protein At1g80270, mitochondrial, with translation MWALRRVPKPLRDTSIRTGASFSASARLQTSNTFIEKNAIFSGSSQLVSDTCPSLLRFYCSTHASSNFFVWRCGLSSQAGAESSGEEDDLEDGFSELETAGNSENKRDHISKDETEDGLDSDQEFSVDVEETASNELELFGAETDVSDKKSSGRRTTSGLFKALVSAPGLSIHKVLDKWLEEGKNLSRAEISSATLNLRKRRMYGRALQLSEWLEMKQQLEFNEKDYASRLDLIAKIRGLQKAEDYIQTIPKSFRGEIIYRTLLANCVVSNNLKKAEEVFNKMKDLEFPSTAFACNQLLLLYKRLDKKKIADVLLLMEKENVKPTLFTYRILIDTKGLCNDIYGMDQIVETMKAEGIEPDVQIQSVLAKHYASAGQMEKAEEVLKAMEGDNIKENRWVYRFLLPLYAGLGKADEVERIWKICDSKPRFEEYLAGIEAWGKLGKIEKSEEIFERLLKTSKKLPARYYTHLLKVYSNHKMLEKGKDLVKRMAGNGCQIGPFTWDALVKLHVEAGDVEKADSILQKACQQNEIKPMFTTFMVVMEQYARKGDIHNAEKMLHRMRQAGYVARVSQFQTLVRAYINAKAPAYGIRERMKADNIFPNKSLAALLPQVDAFRRTSVSDLLD, from the exons ATGTGGGCACTACGCCGAGTTCCTAAGCCGCtcag AGATACAAGTATCAGAACTGGAGCTTCTTTTTCTGCTTCTGCTAGATTACAAACTTCAAATACCTTCATTGAAAAAAATGCTATTTTTTCTGGTTCTTCTCAACTGGTTTCTGATACATGTCCATCTTTATTGAGATTTTACTGCTCAACACATGCTTCCTCTAATTTCTTTGTTTGGAGATGTGGCCTTTCTTCCCAAGCTGGTGCTGAAAGCAGTGGGGAGGAAGATGACTTGGAAGATGGTTTTTCTGAACTTGAAACAGCTGGTAATTCTGAGAACAAAAGAGATCATATTTCTAAGGATGAAACTGAAGATGGACTGGATTCTGATCAAGAATTTTCTGTTGATGTTGAAGAAACTGCCTCAAATGAACTAGAATTGTTTGGGGCTGAGACTGATGTCAGTGATAAAAAGTCATCTGGAAGGAGGACTACCTCAGGATTATTCAAAGCTCTTGTCTCTGCTCCAGGTCTTTCTATTCATAAGGTTCTTGATAAGTGGCTTGAGGAAGGAAAAAATCTAAGCAGAGCTGAGATTTCATCAGCAACGCTCAATCTTCGCAAGCGCCGAATGTATGGGAGGGCATTGCAG CTCTCTGAGTGGCTGGAGATGAAGCAGCAGCTTGAATTTAATGAGAAAGATTATGCTTCTCGTCTTGATTTGATTGCCAAAATACGAGGTCTCCAGAAGGCAGAAGACTACATTCAGACTATCCCAAAATCTTTCAGAGGAGAGATAATCTACAGAACCCTGCTGGCTAACTGTGTTGTATCTAACAATCTCAAGAAAGCAGAAGAGGTCTTTAACAAAATGAAGGACCTAGAATTCCCGAGTACTGCTTTTGCTTGCAACCAGCTGTTGCTCCTCTATAAGAGGCTTGACAAGAAAAAAATAGCTGACGTGCTGTTGTTaatggagaaagaaaatgtcaaaCCTACGCTCTTTACTTATAGAATCTTAATTGACACGAAAGGTTTATGTAATGACATATATGGGATGGATCAAATTGTTGAGACAATGAAGGCTGAAGGTATTGAACCAGACGTCCAGATACAATCTGTCCTGGCTAAGCACTATGCCTCAGCAGGCCAAATGGAAAAAGCTGAGGAAGTTCTGAAGGCAATGGAAGGGGACAACATAAAAGAGAATCGTTGGGTTTACAGGTTTTTGCTTCCTCTGTATGCTGGTCTTGGAAAGGCTGATGAAGTAGAAAGAATTTGGAAGATCTGTGATTCAAAACCCCGCTTTGAAGAGTATCTGGCTGGTATTGAAGCTTGGGGAAAGTTAGGTAAAATTGAAAAATCAGAGGAAATTTTCGAAAGGCTGTTAAAAACATCAAAAAAGCTTCCTGCAAGATATTATACCCATCTCTTGAAGGTATACTCAAACCATAAGATGCTCGAAAAAGGGAAGGATCTTGTTAAGCGAATGGCTGGTAATGGGTGCCAGATTGGCCCATTCACTTGGGATGCTCTTGTGAAGCTTCATGTGGAAGCAGGGGATGTGGAAAAGGCTGACTCAATCTTGCAGAAGGCATGCCAGCAAAATGAAATTAAGCCCATGTTTACTACTTTCATGGTTGTGATGGAGCAGTATGCTAGGAAGGGTGATATCCATAACGCCGAAAAAATGTTACATAGAATGAGACAGGCCGGATATGTAGCTCGAGTTAGTCAGTTCCAAACTCTAGTCAGAGCGTATATAAATGCCAAAGCTCCAGCTTATGGGATCAGGGAGAGAATGAAAGCAGATAACATATTCCCTAATAAGTCCTTAGCTGCTCTGTTGCCTCAAGTTGATGCATTCAGGAGGACTTCAGTGTCTGATTTGCTCGACTAA